One window of Mediterraneibacter gnavus ATCC 29149 genomic DNA carries:
- a CDS encoding PadR family transcriptional regulator, producing the protein MRDNAKGGALTEVTFFILLSLYTPKHGYAVMQFIEDSTKGRLTLGAGTLYGALNSLQEKGWIAPFGDSAGRKKEYLITTQGKEIAEKELIRLNELVGVANGIIGGAV; encoded by the coding sequence ATGCGAGACAATGCGAAAGGTGGTGCGCTCACAGAGGTGACATTCTTTATTTTGCTCTCCCTTTATACCCCGAAACATGGATATGCTGTCATGCAATTTATTGAAGATAGTACAAAAGGGCGGCTCACGCTGGGGGCAGGTACTTTATATGGTGCGTTGAACTCGTTGCAGGAAAAAGGCTGGATTGCACCTTTTGGAGATAGTGCGGGACGGAAAAAAGAATATCTCATCACAACACAAGGAAAAGAAATTGCAGAAAAGGAACTTATAAGGCTCAATGAACTTGTAGGAGTGGCCAATGGAATTATTGGAGGTGCAGTATGA